In Juglans microcarpa x Juglans regia isolate MS1-56 chromosome 8D, Jm3101_v1.0, whole genome shotgun sequence, the following are encoded in one genomic region:
- the LOC121243015 gene encoding patatin-like protein 2, with protein MENTMSVHPDQQPTSKNLITILSIDGGGIRGIIPATILAFLESQLQELDGEEVRLVDYFDVIAGTSTGGLVTAMLAAPNEKNRPLFDAKDIKPFYLQHGPQIFPQESGIYGAIKKTFRSLIGPKYDGKYLHQILREKLGGTRLDSTLTNVVIPTFDIKQLQPTIFSSSEAKKNSCLNARLSDICIGTSAAPTYLPAHHFKHQNDVGHVREFNLIDGGVVANNPSLVAINQVTKQINDANPNFFPIKSTDYGRFLVISIGTGTGKIEKRYNAKMVAKWGILNWLLHGGSVPLVDVFTQSSADMVDLNLAVVFQALHSEENYLRIQDDTLTGTEASVDASTKENLNKLVEIGEKLLKKPVSRVNLETGLSEPVKNCGTNAEALRKLAKKLSQERKWREEKSTLGKVAH; from the exons ATGGAAAACACAATGTCGGTTCATCCTGATCAGCAGCCAACATCAAAGAACTTGATCACCATTCTAAGCATTGATGGGGGCGGCATCAGGGGGATCATCCCTGCAACCATACTTGCTTTCCTTGAATCCCAACTTCAG GAGTTGGATGGTGAGGAAGTTAGACTTGTAGACTACTTCGATGTGATTGCAGGAACAAGCACAGGTGGTCTTGTTACCGCCATGCTAGCTGCTCCAAATGAAAAGAATCGACCTCTTTTTGATGCTAAGGATATCAAGCCCTTCTATCTTCAACACGGCCCTCAGATTTTCCCACAGGAGAG cGGCATATATGgagcaataaaaaaaacattcagATCCCTGATAGGACCCAAATATGACGGGAAATACCTTCACCAGATTCTAAGAGAGAAATTAGGGGGAACTCGACTGGATAGCACATTGACCAACGTTGTTATACCAACTTTTGATATCAAGCAACTACAACCAACCATTTTCTCATCGTCTGAg GCGAAAAAGAACTCCTGTTTGAATGCTCGACTGTCAGACATATGCATAGGCACTTCGGCAGCTCCAACCTACCTCCCTGCCCATCACTTCAAGCACCAAAATGATGTAGGACATGTTAGAGAATTCAATCTTATAGATGGTGGTGTTGTTGCAAATAATCCG TCTCTAGTGGCCATAAACCAAGTGACTAAACAGATCAATGATGCAAATCCAAATTTCTTCCCAATCAAATCCACGGATTATGGTCGCTTTCTAGTAATCTCAATAGGCACAGGTACAGGAAAGATAGAAAAAAGATACAATGCAAAAATGGTAGCCAAGTGGGGAATTCTGAACTGGTTACTTCATGGTGGTTCAGTACCGTTGGTGGATGTGTTTACTCAATCAAGTGCAGATATGGTTGATTTGAACCTAGCTGTGGTGTTCCAAGCCCTTCATTCCGAAGAGAATTACCTCAGAATTCAA GATGACACTCTGACTGGGACTGAAGCTTCAGTTGATGCGTCTACGAAAGAGAACTTGAACAAACTCGTAGAGATAGGGGAGAAGTTATTGAAGAAACCAGTATCAAGGGTGAATTTAGAGACGGGTTTATCAGAACCAGTTAAAAACTGTGGCACAAATGCGGAGGCTTTGAGAAA ATTAGCAAAAAAACTTTCACAAGAAAGAAAGTGGAGAGAGGAAAAATCTACACTTGGAAAAGTTGCACATTGA